A stretch of DNA from Halorubrum sp. BOL3-1:
CGCGGGCGCCAGGTACGGGGGCGGTCGTCAGTTCCGGACGCCGTCGTCGGTGATCACGGTGTCGATCATGCCGATCGGCGTGGCGTCGTAGCTGGGATTCTCGACTTCGATGTCCTCGACCGGCTCGCGCATCACCTCGACGGCGTCGCGGAACTCGTTTTCGAACCGGAACTCCTCGATGGTCTTCGCGCCCGAGCCGGTCGCGGTGACGGGGACGCCGAGTTCGCGGGCGGTGACGACGAGCGGGAACGTGCCGACCCGGTTGTAGTAGGTCCCGCCGGTGATACAGGTGATCCCGAGGAGGACGCGGTCGCAGTCGCGGAGGGCGTACCCCATCGCGCTGTCGACGACCATCCGCGTCTCGACGCGGGACATTCCGGCGAGGACGCGCGCGGTCTTGCGACCGAGCGTTCGCGGGCGCGCCTCGGTGACGTAGACGGTCAGGTGCGCGCCGTCGCGGGCGGCGTTCTCGACGGCCTCCAACACCGTCGTCGAGTAGTCGTGGACGAGGAGAGTGTCGCCGTCCTCGATGTGTTCGGCCGCGTTGGCGGCCGCCTCGCCCTTCGCGGTCTCGATGTCGTCGACGACGCGGGCGATCACGTCCTCCAAGAGCTGCTTTGCGCCCTCGGCGCTTGTCGCCTCACCGACGATGGAGCGTTCGACCTCGCGCATCGCGTTGTGGAGCGCGGCGTGCGAGGGGTTCGACCGGCGCAACACGCCCGCGTTGTGTTCGAGGTCGCGCTCGAACTCGTCGACGGCCACGTACTCGCGGTCGAGTAGGTCCGCGAGCGACCGCGTCGCCTTCACGGCCACCGCCGACGTGCTGTGAGTCCGCATCGCCCGGATCTCGGCGACGGTCTCGTCGATCATACCCGGACGGTCGACCGCGCCGGTAAAAGGGGTTCCGGGGGCGGGCTGACGGCGAGGCGTCCCGGACTGCGCTGACGGCCTACTCGAACCCGATCCGGTCGACCGCCCGCGCCAGACCGCCTTCTCCCGGCTCGACGTACGAGTAGTGGTCCGCGACCAGACCGGTGACCTCGACGTCCGCGTACCCGTCCGGTGCGGTCGCGGCGTCCGGGAGCCCCTCGTGACCGACCGCGCGCGTCCGGTCCGAGGCGCGGTACACCCAGCCGAGGACGCGGTCGTTCCGGCTGTGGAAGTTGTGGAGGGGGGCGTCGAGCGCGCCGATCGCGGGACCGTATCGCCCGTCGCTCCCGACGCTCTCGCGCGGGATCGCCCCGCCGAACAGCGACGCCGAGGCGAGGGGGTCCGTGCGCCCGCGTTCGTCGAATTCGCGGAGCGCCGCGCCCGTCACCCGAGCGCCGAGCGAGTGAGCGAACAGGTGGACCGGCCGGCCGTCCTCGTCCGCCCACGCCGTCAGCCAGTCGGCCAGCGGGGCGGCGTTGTCGTCCGCGGCGCGCTTCGCCGGCCCCCAGTCGACGTTCGACGCCCACGAGTAGCCGATCACGGGCGGAGCGTCGGCGCTTCCGAGGGCCTCGTCGAGACCGAGCTTCGCGGTGTGCGCCTGATCGCGCGCCGACGCCGCGTCCGCCCCGAGACCGTGGACGTACAGGACCACCCGGTCGGCGCCGTCGAACTGCCACGACCCCGAGCGCTCCGTTGGACTCGGCTCGTCGAGGCGACCGCGGGTGGTCACCATCGGCTGCGTCTCCGGCGCGTCGTACCCGCCGAAGTCGCCGTCCAGCTCGTCCGCGACGTAGAGACCGCCGCCGCCGAGGAGGCCGACGCCGCCCGCGGCGCCGGCGAGGAGTCGCCGGCGAGTGACGAGGCCGGATGAGTCGTCGGCCGCGGGATCCGTTCCGGAGGGGTCGCGTCCGCCGTCTGCTCCGCCTGCGTCGTCCGCGCGGTCCGCGTC
This window harbors:
- a CDS encoding translation initiation factor eIF-2B, with the translated sequence MIDETVAEIRAMRTHSTSAVAVKATRSLADLLDREYVAVDEFERDLEHNAGVLRRSNPSHAALHNAMREVERSIVGEATSAEGAKQLLEDVIARVVDDIETAKGEAAANAAEHIEDGDTLLVHDYSTTVLEAVENAARDGAHLTVYVTEARPRTLGRKTARVLAGMSRVETRMVVDSAMGYALRDCDRVLLGITCITGGTYYNRVGTFPLVVTARELGVPVTATGSGAKTIEEFRFENEFRDAVEVMREPVEDIEVENPSYDATPIGMIDTVITDDGVRN
- a CDS encoding DUF726 domain-containing protein, translating into MVTTRGRLDEPSPTERSGSWQFDGADRVVLYVHGLGADAASARDQAHTAKLGLDEALGSADAPPVIGYSWASNVDWGPAKRAADDNAAPLADWLTAWADEDGRPVHLFAHSLGARVTGAALREFDERGRTDPLASASLFGGAIPRESVGSDGRYGPAIGALDAPLHNFHSRNDRVLGWVYRASDRTRAVGHEGLPDAATAPDGYADVEVTGLVADHYSYVEPGEGGLARAVDRIGFE